Proteins encoded in a region of the Ziziphus jujuba cultivar Dongzao chromosome 3, ASM3175591v1 genome:
- the LOC132799294 gene encoding acylamino-acid-releasing enzyme-like, with protein MTGISSVMTTMPPEYSAPFAASSNFFPIHYSPSSVLPFPLNLGLRPHSLSNARLSKLLPLMMSSSATKEEQILMSDLTTEEEYSSMSNLLEEFTSISNIDKTWIFKSKSGLDSQAMFLISQPSLLTNKRKKFILSTHISKESNTYVNFQWAPFPIEMTGVCIIVPSPSGSQLLVVRETDSKSPTQFEIWSPSQMEKEFHIPESVHGSIYTDGWFEGISWNSEETLVAYVAKEPSAPKPTFCSGGSKNVGSMNRVLGGRKGQGDFEDDWGESYTRKRQPALFVINTNRY; from the exons ATGACCGGAATATCTTCAGTTATGACAACAATGCCGCCGGAATATTCTGCTCCATTTGCTGCCTCCTCAAATTTCTTTCCCATCCATTATTCTCCTTCCTCTGTTTTACCTTTTCCACTCAATCTCGGACTCAGACCCCATTCACTCTCTAA TGCAAGATTGTCCAAACTATTGCCATTGATGATGTCTAGTTCAGCAACTAAGGAAGAGCAAATTTTGATGTCTGATTTAACAACTGAGGAAGAATACAGTTCGATGTCCAATTTACTTGAAGAATTCACTAGCATCTCCAACATTGATAAGACCTGGATTTTTAAGTCCAAAAGCG GATTAGATTCCCAGGCAATGTTTTTAATCAGTCAACCAAGTCTTTTGACTAACAAAAGGAAGAAGTTTATACTTTCCACTCATATTTCAAAAGAAAGTAACACTTATGTAAACTTTCAATGGGCTCCCTTTCCTATTGAGATGACAGGAGTATGTATAATTGTTCCATCGCCATCAGGTTCACAGCTTCTTGTAGTCAGGGAAACCGATAGCAAATCTCCAACCCAAtttgaaatttggagtccatcacAAATGGAAAAGGAATTCCATATACCCGAGTCTGTTCATGGTTCGATATACACTGATGGATG GTTTGAGGGAATCTCTTGGAACTCCGAGGAAACTTTGGTTGCTTATGTTGCAAAGGAACCATCTGCCCCCAAGCCTACATTTTGTAGTGGGGGAAGTAAGAATGTTGGTTCTATGAATAGGGTTTTGGGTGGAAGGAAAGGACAAGGAGATTTTGAGGACGACTGGGGTGAAAGCTATACCAGAAAAAGACAGCCTGCACTTTTTGTCATCAACACAAACAGGTACTAA